A region of the Methanobrevibacter ruminantium M1 genome:
ACCTTCTTATCTATAACACTCATTCCAGCTAGCTTTTTCATGGTGTTTGTAAGGTTTTCTCCTAAACTTCCTAACATGGACATAATATCTGCTCCGATATTGTTTTAAATGATAATTTTAATTAATTTAATTTTTTTCTAAATTTATTGTTCCAAGTGGAACATTTAATAGTTTATCTTATTAACTATTTTGTATAAATTAATATTATATAAAAGTTTATTTATCTTTTGTTATAAAATTATTGAATATAGGATATTTAAATTTATTCATTGGATTTTTGAAATTATAAAAATTTTTGAATTATTTATTTTATTCATGGGTTTTTGAATTTAAAAAAATTTATTGAATTATTTAATTTATCATTGGATTTTAAAATAAGAAATTATTAAAATTTTTATTTAAAATCTTTAATTTTTATTTAGGGGTTTAAAAATGCTTGAAAATTTAGTTGAATCATTAAGAAATGCACCTGTTGTTAAAAAAGGAGATTACGATTACTTCGTTCATGGAATAAGTGATGGAATACCTGCCCTTAATCCATGTGTTCTAAAAGAGATTTCTGAAGTTCTCGCTGAAAGGATTGATTTGGATAAAGTCGATAAGATTGTTGGGGTTGAAGCTATGGGAATTCACATTGCCACTGCTTTATCCTTAGAAACAGGCCTTCCATTGCTTGTTATCCGTAAAAGGGAATATGGATTGGAAGGAGAGCATGAAATCTTAAAGCACACAGGATATGCAACTTCCAAATTATACATCAATGACTTAAATGAAGGAGACAATATTGTCTTGGTGGATGATGTTGTAAGTACTGGAGGAACTCTTTCTGTTGTAATAAATGAATTAAAGGCTATTGGTGTGAATATCCTTGATACATTTGTTGTAGTTGAAAAGGGAGAAGGAAAAAAGATAGTTGAAGATAAAACTGGAGAAAATATTGTAACTCTTGTAAAATTGGATGTAGTGGATGGAAAGGTTGTAGCTGATTCTTTAATCTAATAGTGGATGGATAGGTTGTAGTTAATTCTTTAATCTAATC
Encoded here:
- the hpt gene encoding hypoxanthine/guanine phosphoribosyltransferase, producing MLENLVESLRNAPVVKKGDYDYFVHGISDGIPALNPCVLKEISEVLAERIDLDKVDKIVGVEAMGIHIATALSLETGLPLLVIRKREYGLEGEHEILKHTGYATSKLYINDLNEGDNIVLVDDVVSTGGTLSVVINELKAIGVNILDTFVVVEKGEGKKIVEDKTGENIVTLVKLDVVDGKVVADSLI